One stretch of Siphonobacter curvatus DNA includes these proteins:
- a CDS encoding LptF/LptG family permease — MKILDWYIFKRFLTTYVFVVSLVTLIILVIDYTEKVENFIRNKPSTHDLLLVYYVNLAIFWANYVSPLMVFITVVFFTANLAAKTEIIAIFSTGVSFLRFMRPYLLAASLIAGVIFYLVAYVIPTADKKRLAFEQKYVQGGTYYYDKRDVHIQVGPNVYAYLASYNNSTQQGDKFTLEKFENNKLVQKLAASYIVWKPEINKWSAVDYSIRTITETGEQLTYGKLIDTTLALEPKDFGSTQDLEKTFTLTELNEHIQKLQSRGAEGVELYLIEKYQRLASPFAIVILTAIGVIVSARKSRGGVGFQIALGFGLAFIYILFFMMSSGIAKKGAFDPFLAVWLPNIVFSVVGLVLYRTVPR, encoded by the coding sequence GTGAAAATACTCGACTGGTATATATTCAAGCGATTTCTGACGACCTACGTTTTTGTCGTTTCGCTGGTGACATTGATTATTCTGGTGATCGACTACACCGAAAAGGTCGAAAACTTCATTCGTAATAAGCCCTCCACGCACGATCTGTTGTTGGTGTATTACGTCAATTTAGCCATTTTCTGGGCCAACTACGTAAGTCCGCTGATGGTCTTCATTACGGTCGTTTTCTTTACGGCCAACCTGGCGGCTAAAACCGAGATTATTGCCATTTTTAGTACGGGCGTCAGTTTTCTTCGCTTCATGCGACCGTACCTGCTGGCGGCCTCGCTCATCGCGGGGGTGATTTTCTATCTGGTGGCCTATGTCATTCCGACAGCTGATAAAAAGCGGCTGGCCTTCGAGCAGAAGTACGTGCAGGGAGGAACGTATTATTACGACAAACGCGATGTACACATCCAGGTCGGTCCGAACGTGTACGCGTACTTGGCGAGCTACAACAACAGCACCCAGCAGGGCGATAAGTTTACACTGGAAAAGTTTGAAAATAATAAGCTGGTACAGAAACTAGCGGCTTCGTACATCGTCTGGAAGCCAGAGATTAACAAGTGGTCGGCGGTGGATTACAGCATCCGTACCATCACCGAAACGGGCGAACAGCTTACGTACGGAAAGCTGATTGATACGACATTGGCCCTGGAACCCAAAGATTTTGGAAGCACGCAGGATCTGGAGAAAACCTTTACGCTAACCGAACTCAATGAGCATATTCAGAAGCTCCAGAGCCGGGGAGCGGAAGGAGTCGAACTATACCTGATCGAAAAATACCAGCGATTGGCTAGCCCCTTTGCCATTGTTATTCTGACGGCTATTGGCGTCATTGTTTCCGCCCGGAAATCGCGGGGTGGGGTAGGTTTCCAGATCGCCCTGGGTTTTGGACTAGCCTTTATTTACATTCTGTTTTTCATGATGAGTAGCGGTATTGCCAAAAAAGGGGCCTTTGATCCCTTCCTGGCCGTGTGGTTACCCAATATTGTGTTCTCAGTAGTTGGACTGGTTCTGTATCGCACTGTACCGCGTTAA
- a CDS encoding DMT family transporter has translation MRPTVRDYLQLHFIVLIFGFTAILGRLVTIPALSLVFWRTGLATLGMWAFLRWQKQAKPQQPIPVVKLLLTGTLVAAHWLLFFGSARVSNVSVCLAGMSTGSLWTAVVEPLFTRRRISPIEIFLGLLVMAGLYLIFLFEFDHALGLAMSVTAAFLSALFSVFNSMFSRQVEPRLITAYEMTGAWISTAVFLPLYYGVLAPEEPVAILPQGWDWLWVVVLAGVCTVYAYAAFVRLFQTFTAFVMNLAVNLEPIYGILLAFFIFGDAEKMTTGFYAGASLILGAVLLYPVLSRWSNRRAKETINP, from the coding sequence ATGAGGCCCACTGTTCGCGATTACTTACAATTACACTTTATTGTTCTGATTTTTGGTTTTACGGCCATTTTGGGAAGGCTGGTTACCATTCCTGCGTTGTCATTGGTATTCTGGCGTACAGGGCTGGCTACGCTGGGCATGTGGGCCTTTTTGCGTTGGCAGAAACAGGCGAAGCCCCAACAGCCGATTCCGGTCGTGAAACTGTTACTGACGGGCACGCTCGTGGCGGCTCACTGGCTGTTGTTTTTTGGCTCGGCCCGGGTTTCCAACGTTTCAGTGTGTCTGGCGGGTATGTCGACCGGTTCATTGTGGACGGCGGTGGTAGAGCCCTTATTTACCCGGCGTCGCATTAGTCCCATTGAAATTTTCCTGGGATTACTGGTCATGGCGGGTTTGTATCTAATCTTTTTGTTTGAATTCGATCACGCGTTGGGTTTAGCCATGTCGGTGACGGCGGCCTTCCTTTCGGCCCTGTTTTCCGTGTTTAATTCCATGTTCAGTCGTCAGGTAGAACCCCGCCTGATTACCGCTTACGAAATGACCGGGGCCTGGATCAGTACGGCCGTATTTCTGCCCCTGTACTATGGCGTACTGGCTCCGGAAGAGCCCGTAGCAATTTTACCGCAGGGCTGGGACTGGCTTTGGGTCGTGGTACTGGCGGGCGTGTGTACCGTATACGCTTATGCGGCATTTGTGCGGTTGTTTCAAACCTTTACGGCCTTCGTGATGAACCTGGCCGTAAACTTGGAACCCATTTACGGAATTCTACTGGCTTTCTTCATTTTTGGCGATGCCGAAAAAATGACGACGGGCTTTTACGCAGGGGCTTCCCTGATTTTAGGGGCCGTATTGTTGTATCCGGTTTTAAGCCGTTGGTCGAATCGGCGGGCGAAAGAGACGATAAACCCGTAA
- a CDS encoding S9 family peptidase yields the protein MRKPLLIVLLALGMGQLVYAQDGGYRTPPKALADLVNTPPTPGFNVDSKGDWVLITERAANPSIAELSQPELRIAGLRINPANNGPSRGFPLINLKLRKLNGKEEMQVKGLPAKAAISNLAWSPDETKIAFTNSSENKIELYVLDVATATAQKLSDLAVNAALGSPLNWVSDSKSLIVTTVPNGRGAAPAISRVPSGPTIQENLGKKGQAPTYQDLLKNPSDEKLFEYHATAQVVKLGLDGSAQNIGQPLLVTDATPSPDGQYVLVESVHRPFSYIVPMRYFPTKVDVYSLNGSLVKTLTDNPLVENAPWGSDATIPYPRNYNWRADVPATVTWVEPKDGGDAKRKVAIRDVLKTLDAPFSGEAKDLYASALRFGGVTWGNANTALVQERWWATRKQVTKILNPSNPANPVVLLERSFEDKYSDPGRPETRKNQYGRQVLDINAKNELYFTNTVGASPEGDRPFVSVLNLATKENKVIWRSEAPFFEIPVSLLSAEKGLLLTRREAVDQNPNYFIRNLNFNAKKKKKNETAVTQVSFFPDPYPQLKGIQKQVLRYKRNDGVDLTATLYLPAGYKKEDGPLPTFLWAYPAEFKSKDAAGQVSGSPYKFNAISFWGAAAFVTMGYAVLDNASIPIIGEGDKEPNDTYVEQLVASAKAAIDEGVKLGVVDSSRVGVGGHSYGAFMTANLLTHSKLFKAGIARSGAYNRTLTPFGFQNEQRTYWQAPDVYNRMSPFMNADKMKTPLLLIHGEADNNTGTFPVQSERYYNALKGMGATAKLVFLPYESHHYDSQESLMHMLSEMNGWLDKYVKNAGKTQGSSSSLGSKTDK from the coding sequence ATGAGAAAACCACTCCTTATCGTACTGCTGGCTTTGGGGATGGGGCAACTGGTATACGCCCAGGACGGCGGCTACCGTACGCCTCCCAAAGCCCTGGCTGATCTGGTCAACACGCCCCCCACGCCGGGTTTTAACGTCGATTCCAAAGGCGACTGGGTGCTGATTACCGAACGAGCGGCCAATCCTTCGATCGCTGAATTGTCGCAGCCAGAATTACGGATTGCTGGCTTGCGGATCAATCCTGCCAACAACGGACCCAGTCGTGGCTTTCCGCTCATCAATCTGAAACTACGCAAACTGAACGGCAAGGAAGAAATGCAGGTGAAGGGCCTACCCGCCAAAGCCGCTATTTCAAACCTAGCCTGGTCACCGGATGAAACGAAGATTGCCTTTACGAATTCCAGCGAAAACAAGATTGAGCTTTATGTACTCGACGTAGCGACAGCCACGGCTCAGAAACTTTCTGATCTGGCCGTAAACGCTGCTTTGGGTTCACCACTGAACTGGGTTTCCGATTCCAAGTCCTTGATCGTAACGACTGTACCGAATGGCCGTGGAGCGGCTCCGGCCATCAGTCGGGTGCCTTCGGGTCCGACCATTCAGGAAAACCTTGGTAAAAAAGGACAGGCTCCTACATACCAGGATTTGCTGAAAAATCCTTCCGACGAAAAGTTGTTTGAGTACCACGCCACCGCTCAAGTGGTTAAACTCGGACTGGACGGTTCGGCACAAAATATCGGTCAGCCCTTACTGGTGACGGATGCTACGCCATCGCCTGACGGACAGTACGTGCTTGTGGAAAGCGTACACCGTCCGTTCTCATACATCGTTCCGATGCGGTACTTCCCGACCAAGGTAGATGTATACAGCCTCAACGGTTCACTGGTAAAAACGCTGACGGATAACCCGCTGGTGGAAAATGCCCCCTGGGGTTCGGATGCCACGATTCCTTATCCGCGTAATTACAACTGGCGGGCCGACGTTCCGGCTACCGTAACCTGGGTAGAACCCAAAGATGGTGGTGACGCCAAACGGAAAGTAGCTATTCGTGATGTACTGAAAACGCTGGATGCTCCGTTCTCGGGCGAAGCCAAAGATCTGTACGCGAGTGCTTTGCGTTTTGGTGGTGTAACTTGGGGGAATGCTAATACGGCTCTCGTACAGGAACGCTGGTGGGCTACCCGCAAGCAGGTGACAAAAATTCTGAATCCTTCCAATCCGGCAAATCCGGTCGTACTGCTCGAGCGTTCCTTTGAAGATAAGTACTCCGATCCCGGTCGGCCCGAGACCCGTAAAAACCAGTACGGTCGTCAGGTGCTCGACATCAATGCCAAAAATGAACTGTACTTCACGAATACCGTCGGTGCGTCACCCGAAGGAGATCGTCCGTTTGTAAGCGTACTGAATCTGGCAACGAAAGAGAACAAAGTTATCTGGCGTTCGGAAGCTCCGTTTTTTGAAATTCCGGTGAGTCTGCTGAGTGCGGAAAAGGGACTGCTGCTGACCCGTCGCGAAGCCGTAGATCAAAACCCGAATTACTTCATCCGCAACCTGAATTTCAACGCGAAAAAGAAGAAGAAAAATGAAACGGCGGTAACGCAGGTGAGCTTCTTCCCCGATCCGTATCCGCAATTGAAAGGCATTCAGAAACAGGTACTTCGCTACAAACGCAACGATGGCGTGGATCTAACGGCAACGCTGTATTTGCCCGCGGGTTACAAAAAAGAAGACGGTCCATTGCCAACTTTCCTCTGGGCCTATCCGGCGGAATTTAAAAGCAAGGACGCCGCTGGTCAGGTCAGTGGCTCGCCCTACAAATTCAACGCCATTAGTTTCTGGGGTGCCGCTGCGTTTGTGACGATGGGTTACGCCGTTCTGGATAACGCCTCTATCCCCATTATCGGCGAAGGCGACAAAGAACCCAACGATACGTACGTGGAGCAGCTCGTAGCTTCGGCGAAAGCAGCTATTGACGAAGGAGTGAAACTGGGCGTAGTTGATTCGAGCCGGGTTGGCGTAGGCGGTCACTCGTACGGTGCTTTCATGACGGCGAATCTGCTGACGCATAGTAAATTGTTCAAGGCTGGTATCGCCCGCAGTGGTGCGTACAACCGTACCCTGACACCCTTTGGCTTCCAGAATGAACAGCGTACGTATTGGCAGGCTCCTGATGTGTATAACCGCATGTCGCCCTTCATGAATGCCGACAAAATGAAAACGCCGCTGTTGCTCATCCACGGCGAAGCGGATAACAACACCGGAACGTTCCCTGTACAATCCGAGCGTTATTACAATGCTCTGAAAGGCATGGGAGCTACCGCCAAGCTGGTATTTTTACCTTACGAAAGTCACCACTACGATTCACAGGAATCACTCATGCACATGCTCAGTGAGATGAATGGCTGGTTAGATAAGTACGTGAAAAATGCGGGTAAAACGCAGGGATCATCCAGTTCTTTAGGAAGTAAAACGGATAAATAA
- a CDS encoding metal-dependent transcriptional regulator produces MASLTEENYLKLIYHLSGPGYEEVSTNALAEQTQTKAASVTDMLRKLAEKNLIHYKKYQGVRLTEEGQQEALKVIRRHRLWEVFMVEKLGFRWDEVHPIAEELEHIASEELINRLDAFLDFPESDPHGDPIPTASGRMPSAEYEKLAEVPVHQEVIMMGVSEHTAPFLQFLSKSGLIPGSLVQVLEVNEFDRSMTIQVNEAHPSFVSYEVARNILVQTKG; encoded by the coding sequence ATGGCTTCATTAACGGAAGAAAACTATCTGAAACTGATCTACCATCTCTCAGGGCCCGGCTATGAAGAGGTGAGTACGAACGCCCTGGCGGAGCAAACGCAGACGAAAGCGGCGTCAGTGACGGATATGTTACGGAAACTGGCAGAAAAAAATCTGATCCATTATAAAAAGTATCAGGGCGTTCGGCTTACGGAAGAAGGTCAGCAAGAAGCCCTGAAAGTGATTCGACGGCACCGATTGTGGGAGGTTTTTATGGTGGAAAAGCTGGGTTTTCGCTGGGATGAGGTACATCCAATTGCCGAAGAACTGGAGCACATCGCTTCGGAAGAACTCATCAATCGCCTGGATGCCTTTCTGGATTTTCCAGAGTCCGATCCGCACGGCGATCCCATCCCGACGGCTTCGGGCCGAATGCCTTCCGCTGAATATGAGAAATTAGCCGAAGTGCCTGTTCATCAGGAAGTTATCATGATGGGCGTATCGGAGCATACGGCTCCGTTTTTGCAGTTTCTGAGTAAATCAGGGCTCATACCCGGAAGTTTGGTGCAGGTGCTGGAAGTCAACGAGTTTGACCGTTCGATGACGATCCAGGTTAACGAAGCTCATCCTTCTTTCGTGAGCTATGAGGTGGCCCGTAATATTCTGGTGCAGACGAAAGGCTAA